From a single Lolium rigidum isolate FL_2022 chromosome 7, APGP_CSIRO_Lrig_0.1, whole genome shotgun sequence genomic region:
- the LOC124678258 gene encoding probable BOI-related E3 ubiquitin-protein ligase 3, translating to MAVQAHHLSHDLHASNNFTGLPLMDPMTAGSLYLDGQTGRAPAVACIGNSVFGDIDLAWNDNTWSHGFVQRKRARVVAEAPSFLESQCAQGLVAVGDVLARAAGSGEASSSGRMANAADLPHDLLSTLYHHGMEIDALVRVETERTRAGLEDARRRHVQALLLAAERAAARRLRAADAALELARSRNANLSERLGQISAEGQAWIGVAKSHEAAVAGLRATLDQLLQSQSPGTAAAEGAAGEGADAEDARSCCFETPVGGDDAAAADDHEAASNKSSAACKACGEGEARVLVLPCRHLCLCPACDAAVDKCPVCAATKNASLHVLLS from the exons ATGGCCGTGCAGGCGCACCACCTCTCCCACGACCTCCACGCCTCCAACAACTTCACGGGTCTACCTCTGATGGACCCGATGACCGCCGGATCCCTCTACCTGGACGGGCAGACCGGGCGCGCGCCGGCGGTGGCATGCATCGGGAACTCGGTTTTCGGCGACATCGATCTCGCCTGGAACGACAACACCTGGAGCCACGGTTTCGTGCAGAGGAAGCGGGCGCGCGTCGTTGCGGAGGCGCCTTCTTTCCTGGAGAGCCAGTGCGCGCAGGGGCTCGTGGCCGTCGGCGACGTGCTGGCTAGGgcggccggctccggcgaggcatcctccagcgggaggatggccaATGCCGCCGACCTGCCGCATGACCTACTCTCGACGCTCTACCACCATGGCATGGAGATTGACGCGCTTGTACGAGTCGAG ACCGAGCGGACGCGCGCGGGGCTGGAGGATGCGCGGCGCCGCCACGTCCAGGCGTTGCTGTTAGCGGCGGAGCGTGCCGCGGCGAGGCGTCTGCGGGCCGCGGATGCCGCGCTGGAGCTCGCGCGCTCTCGCAACGCGAACCTGTCGGAGAGGCTCGGCCAGATTAGCGCGGAGGGGCAGGCGTGGATTGGCGTCGCCAAGAGCCACGAGGCCGCCGTGGCCGGACTCCGCGCCACCCTCGACCAGCTCCTGCAATCCCAATCCCCTGGCACGGCAGCCGCAGAAGGAGCGGCTGGAGAGGGCGCCGACGCCGAGGACGCGCGCTCCTGCTGTTTTGAGACCCCCGTGGGCGGCGACGATGCTGCTGCTGCGGACGACCACGAGGCGGCGTCTAACAAGTCCAGCGCAGCGTGCAAGGCCTGCGGCGAGGGCGAGGCGCGCGTGCTGGTTCTGCCGTGCCGTCACCTATGCCTCTGCCCCGCCTGCGACGCCGCCGTCGACAAGTGCCCGGTCTGCGCGGCCACCAAGAACGCCTCGCTCCATGTCCTGCTCTCTTGA